A genomic stretch from Methylorubrum sp. B1-46 includes:
- the istA gene encoding IS21-like element ISMdi7 family transposase: MFVVEVYAAVRQFVFIEGQSRREAARVFGLSRETIAKMCRFSLPPGYTRSKPVEKPKLGPLLPVIAAILEADRTAPLKQRHTAKRIFERLRDEHGYAGGYTVVKDHVRICRARGQETFVPLAHPPGHAQVDFGEAVATIAGVRRKIHFFCMDLPHSDACFVKAYPRETTEAFLDGHVAAFAFFGGVPLSILYDNTKIAVAKICGDGQRERTRAFTELVSHCLFRDRFGRPGRGNDKGKVEGLVKFARSHFMTPAPEAASFEALNADLERRCRARQNECAGRHPESIGTRLMADRVVLRALPAVPLEPCEKRAGRVSSTALVRYRGNDYSVPTTYGFRDVLVKGFVEEVVILCAGVEIARHPRSYGSGVFVAEPLHYLALIETKPNALDQAAALQGWDLPEAFQHLRHLLEARMGNRGKREFIQVLRLMEAMPKDLVAWAVTEAIRLGAIGFDAVKLIALARLERRPPRLDLSAYPHLPRPAVRATMAADYTVLVPEVAA, encoded by the coding sequence ATGTTCGTCGTGGAAGTCTACGCAGCCGTTCGGCAGTTCGTGTTCATCGAGGGCCAGTCCCGGCGTGAGGCGGCTCGGGTCTTCGGGTTGAGCCGAGAGACGATCGCCAAGATGTGTCGGTTCTCGTTGCCGCCGGGCTACACACGCTCGAAGCCGGTCGAGAAGCCGAAGCTCGGGCCTCTTCTGCCAGTGATCGCGGCGATCCTTGAGGCGGACCGGACTGCACCGCTCAAGCAACGCCATACGGCCAAGCGGATCTTCGAGCGCCTACGCGACGAGCACGGCTATGCCGGTGGCTATACCGTGGTGAAGGACCACGTACGGATCTGCCGAGCACGGGGGCAGGAGACTTTCGTGCCGCTCGCCCACCCGCCCGGCCATGCCCAGGTCGATTTTGGCGAGGCGGTCGCCACCATCGCTGGCGTGCGCCGCAAGATCCATTTCTTCTGCATGGATCTGCCGCACTCCGACGCCTGCTTCGTGAAGGCGTATCCGCGGGAGACCACCGAAGCTTTTCTCGACGGGCATGTCGCCGCCTTCGCCTTCTTCGGCGGCGTGCCTCTGTCGATCCTGTACGACAACACCAAAATCGCAGTGGCCAAGATCTGCGGCGACGGACAGCGTGAGCGTACGCGCGCCTTCACCGAGTTGGTGAGCCACTGCCTGTTCCGGGATCGCTTCGGCCGTCCGGGCAGGGGCAACGACAAGGGCAAGGTCGAGGGGCTGGTCAAGTTCGCCCGGTCCCACTTCATGACCCCGGCTCCGGAGGCGGCCTCGTTCGAGGCGCTGAACGCTGACCTGGAGCGCCGCTGCCGAGCTCGGCAGAACGAGTGCGCCGGGCGGCATCCCGAGAGCATCGGAACGCGGCTCATGGCCGATCGAGTGGTTCTGCGAGCCCTGCCGGCGGTGCCGCTGGAGCCGTGCGAGAAGAGGGCCGGGCGCGTCTCGTCGACCGCGCTGGTGCGCTATCGCGGCAACGACTACTCGGTGCCGACCACCTACGGCTTCCGGGACGTGCTGGTGAAGGGCTTCGTCGAGGAAGTCGTGATCCTGTGTGCGGGGGTCGAGATCGCCCGGCACCCGCGCAGCTACGGCAGCGGCGTTTTCGTCGCCGAACCTCTGCACTACCTCGCGCTGATCGAGACCAAGCCGAACGCCCTCGACCAAGCCGCGGCACTCCAGGGCTGGGATCTGCCCGAGGCGTTCCAGCACCTGCGCCACCTTCTGGAGGCGCGCATGGGCAACCGCGGCAAGCGCGAGTTCATCCAGGTGCTGCGCCTGATGGAGGCGATGCCGAAGGACCTCGTGGCCTGGGCCGTCACCGAGGCGATCCGGCTCGGGGCGATTGGCTTCGATGCGGTCAAGTTGATCGCGCTGGCCCGTCTCGAACGGCGGCCGCCTCGGCTCGACTTGTCGGCCTACCCGCATCTGCCCCGGCCTGCGGTGCGCGCGACGATGGCCGCCGACTACACGGTGCTGGTGCCGGAGGTGGCGGCATGA
- the istB gene encoding IS21-like element ISMdi7 family helper ATPase IstB gives MSVSGDETTPGVLLAHHLKQLKLPTVLREYDKVARDCARSGLDHPRYLLRLVELELIDRERRMVERRIRAARFPAVKSLDTFDFAAIPSLNKMLVLELARCGYVLGRENVIALGNSGTGKTHIALALGLAACQKGFSVTFTTAASLVNQLMEARDERRLLRLQRELAAVKLLIVDELGYVPLSPTGAELLFEVLSQRYERGSTVVTSNLPFEDWTSVLGSERLTGALLDRLTHHVSILSLNGDSYRLRSSRSRRGRTDRAEQNQATLDDPDPATGEIRPA, from the coding sequence ATGAGCGTGAGCGGCGATGAGACGACACCGGGCGTCCTGCTCGCCCATCACCTCAAGCAGTTGAAGTTGCCGACGGTCCTGCGCGAGTACGACAAGGTCGCCCGGGACTGCGCCCGGAGCGGCCTCGACCACCCCCGCTATCTGCTGCGGCTGGTTGAGCTGGAACTGATCGACCGCGAACGGCGCATGGTCGAGCGCCGGATCCGGGCGGCACGCTTCCCGGCGGTGAAGAGCCTCGACACCTTCGACTTCGCCGCCATCCCGAGCCTGAACAAGATGCTCGTGCTGGAGCTGGCGCGCTGCGGCTACGTCCTCGGTCGGGAGAACGTCATCGCGCTCGGCAACTCCGGCACCGGCAAGACGCACATCGCCCTGGCTCTCGGACTGGCAGCCTGCCAGAAGGGCTTCTCGGTCACGTTCACCACGGCGGCCTCGCTGGTCAACCAGCTCATGGAGGCGCGTGACGAGCGCCGCCTGCTCCGGCTTCAGAGGGAGCTGGCCGCGGTGAAGTTGCTGATTGTCGATGAACTCGGCTACGTGCCGCTGTCGCCGACGGGGGCCGAGCTTTTGTTCGAGGTCCTGTCCCAGCGCTACGAGCGCGGCTCGACGGTGGTGACCTCGAACCTTCCGTTCGAGGACTGGACCTCGGTCCTGGGCTCGGAGCGGCTGACCGGTGCGCTGCTGGATCGGCTGACCCATCACGTCAGCATCCTGAGCCTGAACGGAGACAGCTACCGCCTCAGATCCTCCCGCAGCCGGCGGGGCCGCACAGACAGGGCGGAGCAAAACCAGGCCACCCTTGATGACCCTGATCCCGCGACGGGCGAGATCCGGCCAGCCTGA
- a CDS encoding response regulator → MVAEDEFILRMEAADTLADAGFKVLEVATADAALRYLQEKDGVDLLFTDVNMPGDLNGFDLAREVAARWPEILIVVCSGATKPGPGDLPAKARFIDKPYSSGLVEQILRELRAA, encoded by the coding sequence TTGGTTGCCGAGGATGAATTTATTCTACGTATGGAGGCGGCCGACACCCTGGCCGATGCCGGGTTCAAGGTCTTGGAGGTCGCCACCGCTGACGCAGCGCTGCGCTACCTCCAGGAGAAGGACGGTGTCGACTTGCTGTTCACCGATGTGAACATGCCGGGTGACCTCAATGGTTTCGACTTGGCCCGTGAAGTTGCTGCCCGCTGGCCAGAGATCCTGATTGTTGTCTGCTCGGGTGCGACCAAGCCAGGACCCGGGGACCTACCTGCCAAAGCCCGCTTCATCGACAAACCCTACTCCTCAGGGCTGGTCGAGCAGATCCTGCGCGAGCTGCGGGCCGCATAA
- a CDS encoding ferritin-like domain-containing protein, translating into MATKQKTLQDAFYETLKDVYYAEKQSVRALKKSAKAAEHDELRQAFETHAEESANQVERLQQVFEIIGKPARAKTCEAMQGLTSEMEEDLEDFEDSPAADAVLAACAQAVEHYEIARYGTLKTWASQLGYADAAKLLDETLQEEKKTDQLLSEIAERINVEGSETDAEEGTTKGKGGRKAT; encoded by the coding sequence ATGGCCACCAAGCAGAAAACCTTGCAGGATGCGTTCTACGAAACCCTCAAGGACGTCTATTACGCGGAAAAGCAGTCTGTCCGGGCTTTGAAGAAGTCGGCCAAGGCGGCCGAGCACGATGAGCTGCGCCAAGCCTTCGAGACCCATGCCGAGGAAAGCGCCAATCAGGTCGAGCGCCTGCAGCAGGTGTTCGAGATCATCGGTAAGCCGGCGCGTGCCAAGACCTGCGAGGCGATGCAGGGCCTGACCTCGGAAATGGAAGAAGATCTTGAGGACTTCGAGGATAGCCCGGCGGCGGACGCTGTGCTGGCGGCCTGTGCGCAGGCGGTCGAGCACTACGAGATCGCCCGCTACGGCACGCTGAAGACCTGGGCGAGCCAGCTCGGCTACGCGGACGCCGCCAAGCTGCTGGATGAGACCCTGCAGGAAGAAAAGAAGACCGATCAGCTGCTTTCCGAGATCGCCGAGCGGATCAACGTCGAAGGTTCAGAGACGGACGCTGAGGAAGGCACCACCAAAGGCAAGGGCGGGCGCAAGGCTACCTGA
- a CDS encoding diguanylate cyclase domain-containing protein: MNTVRAGTDNLIASNLRARHLVQLLTLVQNAETGQRGYLLTGRDEYLQPYVQAISQIDQSLLTLQKDYTHNDLAKQVIISIDQQVRAKFSEMKSTIEARQRDGLEAALSIVQQDTGKRLMDAVHTDVGHLLEAERTAINRSALWQRDAAKRDATFWVWMAPMILLPVASCLLLAFRDARRGRREGARLAHASSHDPLTGLLNRSALIDQLDAALLRRPSEVGLLYLDLNDFKAVNDSLGHAVGDRLLVAAAQCLRETLRPVDAIARIGGDEFVVVVEQCSSPSFLLTLARRVEVALEEIQLPELSSRRIGGSVGIAHSAEDASSTARLLEVADTAMYKRKGQLRQIRANPSRPRLSIV; this comes from the coding sequence GTGAACACCGTTCGCGCTGGAACCGATAACCTCATCGCCAGCAATCTCCGCGCGCGACACCTCGTGCAGCTACTCACGCTTGTGCAAAATGCTGAAACTGGACAACGCGGTTACCTTCTGACGGGTCGAGATGAATATCTGCAACCTTATGTTCAGGCGATCTCACAGATTGATCAGAGCCTTCTCACACTGCAGAAAGATTACACCCACAACGATCTCGCGAAGCAGGTCATAATCAGCATCGATCAGCAGGTTCGCGCCAAGTTTTCCGAGATGAAATCTACGATCGAGGCGCGACAACGAGATGGATTAGAAGCCGCCCTCTCAATTGTGCAGCAAGATACGGGTAAGCGCCTCATGGATGCTGTCCACACTGATGTGGGTCACCTCCTTGAGGCCGAGAGAACTGCGATTAATCGCAGCGCTCTGTGGCAGCGCGACGCCGCGAAACGCGACGCCACGTTTTGGGTTTGGATGGCCCCGATGATTTTGCTACCGGTTGCCTCCTGCTTGCTGCTTGCTTTTCGTGACGCGCGGCGAGGTCGGCGTGAGGGCGCGCGTCTAGCCCACGCATCAAGCCACGACCCACTGACAGGCTTGCTCAACCGCTCGGCACTGATCGATCAGCTAGACGCTGCACTGCTCCGCCGGCCTTCCGAAGTTGGGCTGCTCTACCTAGATTTGAACGACTTCAAAGCTGTCAACGACAGCTTAGGCCACGCTGTCGGTGATCGCCTTTTGGTTGCAGCCGCACAGTGCCTCCGGGAGACGTTGCGTCCGGTCGATGCGATCGCACGCATCGGCGGTGACGAGTTCGTAGTGGTGGTAGAACAGTGCTCCTCACCATCGTTCCTGCTTACCCTGGCAAGGCGTGTGGAGGTTGCTCTTGAAGAGATCCAGCTACCTGAACTGAGCAGTCGTCGAATTGGCGGAAGCGTTGGGATAGCCCACAGCGCGGAGGATGCTTCCTCGACTGCACGCCTCCTCGAGGTGGCTGATACGGCCATGTACAAGCGGAAAGGGCAGCTGCGCCAAATACGTGCCAACCCTTCGAGACCACGCCTCAGCATTGTATAA
- a CDS encoding methyl-accepting chemotaxis protein, whose product MRLTLKTVLIGSIGLLALAAVGQGAASISKITSVEQSSSAVTKNWLPSVSIINEINTSTRDVRVKLYRFVVASNTVEGFSKNEAGLIEANHNLEALKRRYEPLISSAEEKALYDAFSSTWLRYIEQEEHVRTLMKQGNKAEALALLTSEEMGSLNRAAMQALTKGVELNKRGANASGTAAAESAAEAILTAYVMTAISLVIGLCAILFSLFGVARPIERMTAAMGRLAAGDAATTVPSTDRQDEIGAMAAAVQVFKDNLIRTRELEQETAQARLAAEEQRKLGMRQMADDFERAVGGIIGTVTAAATELQATAQSMAGTATETANQSITVATAAEEAASNVSTVAAAAEELSSSVHEIGRQVDGSASLAQVAVSEADHSAALVQELSGAVAQIGDVVTMISTIAGQTNLLALNATIEAARAGEAGRGFAVVATEVKELASQTAKATDEISGHIARIQGSTGQAVAAIAGIAERIKEISGVATSIAAAVEEQGAATQEIVRNVAQAATGTGEVTANIAGVAQASEETGAAASQVLGAASELSRQSEHLSTEVNRFLTTVRAA is encoded by the coding sequence ATGCGTCTGACCCTCAAAACAGTTCTAATTGGCTCCATTGGCCTTCTGGCCCTGGCCGCCGTCGGCCAAGGTGCAGCCAGCATCAGCAAAATCACATCTGTAGAGCAAAGCTCATCAGCCGTAACAAAAAATTGGCTCCCTTCAGTAAGCATAATCAACGAGATAAATACCTCAACGCGCGATGTAAGAGTTAAGCTCTACCGCTTCGTTGTCGCGTCCAACACGGTGGAAGGATTTTCCAAGAATGAAGCCGGTTTAATTGAGGCTAATCACAACCTCGAGGCGTTGAAGCGCCGCTATGAGCCGCTGATCAGCTCGGCCGAGGAGAAGGCGCTCTATGATGCTTTTTCTTCGACCTGGCTTCGCTATATCGAGCAGGAGGAACATGTTCGCACGCTCATGAAGCAGGGGAACAAGGCGGAAGCGCTTGCCCTGCTTACCAGCGAGGAAATGGGAAGCCTCAACCGAGCTGCCATGCAAGCCCTCACAAAAGGCGTTGAGCTCAATAAGCGTGGGGCAAATGCAAGCGGAACTGCCGCTGCTGAGAGTGCGGCAGAGGCCATCCTCACAGCCTACGTGATGACAGCGATCTCATTGGTGATCGGTCTTTGTGCCATCCTGTTCAGCCTGTTTGGAGTCGCACGTCCAATCGAGCGTATGACGGCTGCCATGGGCAGACTTGCTGCCGGTGACGCGGCAACGACCGTGCCGAGCACCGACAGGCAGGATGAAATCGGTGCGATGGCTGCGGCCGTTCAGGTGTTCAAGGACAACCTGATCCGCACCCGTGAGCTGGAGCAGGAAACAGCCCAGGCCCGGCTCGCAGCCGAGGAGCAGCGCAAGCTTGGGATGCGCCAGATGGCTGATGATTTCGAGCGTGCCGTAGGCGGCATCATCGGGACAGTCACTGCGGCCGCGACCGAGTTGCAGGCGACTGCTCAGAGCATGGCTGGCACCGCAACCGAGACCGCCAACCAGTCCATCACTGTCGCGACCGCGGCCGAGGAAGCAGCAAGCAATGTCAGCACAGTGGCAGCGGCCGCCGAGGAGCTTAGCTCATCGGTGCATGAAATCGGCCGGCAAGTTGACGGGTCGGCCAGCCTTGCGCAGGTCGCGGTAAGCGAGGCTGATCACAGCGCAGCTCTCGTACAAGAACTGAGCGGTGCCGTGGCCCAGATCGGCGACGTGGTGACAATGATCTCGACAATCGCCGGTCAGACTAACCTGCTCGCCCTGAACGCTACGATCGAGGCAGCCCGTGCTGGCGAAGCTGGCCGTGGCTTCGCAGTCGTTGCAACCGAGGTAAAGGAGCTTGCCAGCCAGACCGCTAAAGCCACCGACGAAATTTCCGGTCACATTGCGCGGATCCAAGGGTCGACCGGTCAGGCCGTAGCAGCCATTGCTGGCATCGCCGAACGCATCAAGGAAATCAGCGGGGTTGCGACCAGCATCGCAGCGGCGGTGGAGGAGCAGGGCGCAGCCACGCAGGAGATCGTGCGCAACGTGGCCCAGGCGGCAACCGGCACGGGCGAGGTCACAGCTAACATCGCTGGCGTAGCTCAGGCTTCCGAGGAGACAGGTGCAGCGGCGAGCCAAGTGCTTGGCGCAGCCTCCGAATTGTCGCGACAGTCTGAGCACCTCTCAACCGAAGTGAACCGGTTTCTGACGACGGTCCGCGCGGCCTGA